The Cervus canadensis isolate Bull #8, Minnesota chromosome 5, ASM1932006v1, whole genome shotgun sequence genome contains the following window.
gtaaaaggtCTTAGTTTATTCTTTCATGAAAAATCTGCACAAGCACCACAGATACAGTCACTGCAGAATCTTTACTCCTTCTGTTGTCCAATCTCCAGCTCACTTTTTGCCAGCACCAACATTGGCCTTTGCAGTCCCCCTGactttcttcattctgttcttGCGTTCTTTTCGCTGTGTTCTTgaggtctttttcttctcatacAGGCCATGTCTTGCAAGCCTGTGTTTGGGCTCATTCTTCTTCGCGTAATCCAAGGAATCGTAAATCATGCCGAAGCCAGTTGTCTTGCCTCCACTGAAATGGGTTCTGAATCCAAATACAAAGATGACATCTGGTGTGGTCTTGTACATTTTGGCCAGTTTTTCCCAAATTTCTGCTTTAGGTACTGCTGCCTTTCCAGGGTGAAGAACATCAATGACCATTTGTTTCCGCTGCAGCAGTCGGTTGGTCATAAACTTCCTGGTTCGGATAGTTACTGTGTCGTTCATGATTGCGGCTGATCTTCAAGCAGCCAGGGGAGGAAAAGAGAGCTAgtgtactttaaatgggtgaattgcatAGTATCTGaactacatctcaataaaactgttaccaCACAAAGGGATACAAGAAAATCTTTTGTGCCAGCGGATTTTCTTGTATCCTCCTGGCAGGTCAACTGAACAGCATTTctgcctccaggcctttgcaTACAACTGTGCCCCCCACCTGGGAACCTCCCTCCCTTGCTCCCTCCACTTGTAAGCCCTTTTAGCCTTGAGAGCTCCTAAGAAGCCCAAGACATGCCTGAGCCTCAGGCTGAGGGAAAATACACAGTGGTTAAGTGGTTaggacagtccagtggttaagatgtcTTTTCCTGATTAGATTGttatataatattgagcagagttccctgtgctataccgtaggtcCTTGTGCTttgggctcagtcgctcagtcatgtctgactctctgcgaccccatggaaagtagtccaccaggctcctctgtccatagggattctacaggcaagaatactggagtgggttgccatgttctcctccaggggatcttcccacaccagggatcgaacctaggtctcttccagattgcaggcggattctttacccactgagccaccagggaagcccaggtcctTATTGGCTATCCTTTAAATACAGAAGTGTTACCTGTCAAGTCATGTCTTTTGACTGTAGGGCTTCTGCTTGCGTCTCACTTGGTTCAGATACAGGAGTTATTTGGGTGAGTGTACAGAGGAGctacacaggggcttccctggtgatccagaggttaagactctgagtttccacagaaagggacacgggttccatccctggccagggaatcAAGATTCTGCatgcttctgttgttgtttagttgctcaatcgagtctgactctgcaatcccatggactgcaacacaccaggctgtctttcaccatctcccagagtttgctcaaactcctgtccgttgagtcggtgatgccatccaaccatctcatcctttgtcatcctcttctcctcctgtcctcattctttcccaacatcagggtgtgCCTCttgatgtggccaaaaattaagaaaaacgaAATAGAATCTGTCTAGATGACAGAgttgtgtttcattttgtatgtgagatgagtgcctcACTCTTCTCACCCTGACCCTGGTCCCTGAAGTCTCAAGGCCCCAGTTTCCCTGCCTGCCCCTCTCCATTTCTGGGGAGTAACACAGAGCAGTCACCTGAGTCTATTTCGTCTCCCAGAGAAAGTTGTCTGGGGCCTGAGAGCCTCCGCAGGCCTGGACTTATCCTTGAGGATAACTTGGGCTGACGGGTAGCTTCCTGTCCTGACTTGGGGAGGAGATGGTTCCTTCTCTGCCAACTGCCCCTGGAGTTCAGACCCGCTGCCTGCAGTCTGCAGAATCACCCCCCAGCCCTTCAGGCACAAGGTCAAGAGGCTCACAGGAGGCTCCTGAAGCTTCCCCGCGTGTGTCAGTCCCCAGTGGAGGGAGGCGAGAGCATGGCAGGCCCGCACCATGAGCCACTGGTAGCTCCAGAACCTGGGTCTTTGGACCGCACCCCAATCTCTGTTGGTCCCTCCCTCCTTTGCTTTGCCTGGAAACCACTGGGGCAGAAGCTATCAGCACGCTGTCTtcaggtggggggaggggtggcccGGACACCAGCAAGGAAAGAAAGCTGAAAGCGCTTTGCAGACAGTAAAGCACCTAGCCTGGTGGTTCCTCTTTTCAGGGTTGAGGCCGCAGGAGTGCCGCGTGGTGCTGGGCTCCGCtttgggaggaggaggtggttggCTGGATTGGTTCCGGGGCTGCTCACACCTCCATGACCTTCCCGGTAAGGCTGTCCTGGTTTGCCATAGAAGGCCGAAGTTCAGAAGGAGCTGGGGCGAGTGAGGGCCAGGTCCCGCCTGGGGGAAGCCAGGTGAGGCCCTGACAGGCCCACTGTCCAGAAAGGACTCCCCACCAGGCATTTTTCATCCTTCAGACTCATCTCAAGGCTCAGATGTGGCCTCCCTAAGCACCCTCTggcctccagctccagctcccccCAGACCCTTGGGCGCTGGGTTCCTCTCTCAGCCCTGTGTTCCTACTTCAGCACTACGGTCAGTCTTCTGGAGGTCGGGTTACCTACTGGCGGCACCCCCAATTAGAGAGCACCCTGAGGGCACTCCACCTCGCCATGGGTCAGCCCTGCCCACGCACAGGTGACGAGGGACAGTCAGGGCTAGTGGCCTGGGAATTGGCCGGTCCGCAACTGGACGGGCCACTTGGGGCTTCTGGGAACCCAGGGGAGCGAAGGAGCAAGAGATTACCATAGCCCAGGCAACCACCTTCCTCCTGCCCACACCGGCCAGGGGCCAGAGTGACTCAGTACTGGGGGCCGGCTTCCCGCCGAGAGCCCCGAGAGTGGTGCTGCTTCCGCCAGCTGGCCAGCCAGCAGCGAGCTCGTGCCTGCCAGGGCCTGGGCCAGCCTTTCTGAGACGCCATCCCCAGACCAGGGTTCAGACTTTGGGACCTGGGCTTCTGAGTATCCATTCGCAGCTGTGTAGCCTTGGGGATGTTgcccaacctctctgagcctgggttTCCTCACCTCCCAGAAGCTGGGATTAGAACTCAGCATTCCTCCCAAAGTGAATTTGAGAAATTATCAATAAATAAGAGTGACCTCTCTCCCTGAACATCTGGTCCCTTGCCTTCAGGCTCCACCCTCTCTTATCTCTCAGAGATATTCCTGCTCTTACCTGGACAGGGTTGGACCTAAAGagggctgagcgccaaagaattgatgcttttgaactgtggtgctggagaagattcttgagggtcccttggactgcaaggagatcaaaccagtcaatcctaaaggaaatcaaccctgaagattcattggaaggactgatgctgaagttgaagctccaatactttggccacctgatgcaaagagcagactcattggaaaagaccctgatgctgggaaagattgagagcaggaggagaaagggatgacagaggaagagatagctagatggcatcatcgactcaatggacatgagtctgggcaaactctgggagatagtgaaggagagggaagcttggcgggctgcagtccatggggtcacaaagagtcggacatgactgagatccGGAACAACAACAGCCACCACCTGTTCAGGTAGTTCTTCCTGCTCTTGATGCTCCTCCCAGCTCCCCGCAGGAGGTCTGGCCTCTCAGCTCTTGGCACACCTCTCAGTGTTGGCATTCGAGGCACGCAAGATGGCTCTTTGTGTGCTCCCCCGGTTTCTGCTCTGTGAGGGTCTTACAGGGTCCCCAGGGATGGCCCAGGGAGGCACTAGGCAAGTTTTCCTTTTTGCAAGAGAAGTGCAGTGTTGGTGTCAGAAAAGCAAAGGACTGCAGGTCCCCGCTAGAAGTTCAGACACAGAAACAAATTCCTGCCCATGCTGCGTGCCCCAAGGCAACACCCTGACTCCTCCAGACATCTGTCTCCAGCCTCGGCAGGCAGGCTGTCTGTCTGGGCTTCTCTGCAGGGCTTCATGGGGAGTGAAGGAATCCACCTATGGGAAGTGCTCCCTGTGATGGAAGCTTCCAGATGTTAGCACCTCTAGAGAGGACAGATCATGAGGGTCACACACTGTCTGCGTCCCCGCCAACGTCTTCAGGTGCAAGCTGGCATGGGATCAGTAGTCGTATTTTCCAAGTCAAAAGTCAGGAGACCCAGACTGACGGCGGGATGGATGCTCTTCCTGGAGCACCTGAGTCCCAGGGCAGCTGCAGATATGTCTGCCAGGTGTGCAAGGGGGCCAGGGAGGCTGCACATCCCCCCCATGTAGCCTGGGGAGGCATTATCCACAGGGCGTCAGTTCCCTGCAGAATTCCACTTGTTTTCAGCGGGCCTCTgaattgaagtcactcagtcgtgtccgactctttgcgaccccatggactgtagcctaccagcctcctccatccttggaattttccaggcaagagtattggagtgggttgccatttccttctccagaggatcttcctgacccagagatcgaacccgggtcttctgcactgcaggcagacgctataccttctgagccaccaggggaggcaAGCTGGCCTCTGAGGGTCTGTTAATACCTGCCAGAGGACACGTGTGGCTGTGTACTCAACCCGGCATCTTCGCCAATCTCTGACAAAAAGACCCATCACAGGCCTCTAGTCCCCACACCCTCATGGCAGAGGGCCTGGAGCTTTGGGGGGTGTCTCaactcagcctcctctgtctctgaGCTCCAGAGGTTCGGGGTTAGGTCTTCCTGAAGGGAATGCCTGGAtgtcctctctcttcttcccaggGGGCTGAAGccccttttcccctcccccacttcacCCCATTTCCATGCCTCAAGGTCTGGGTCATGGAACAGCTCCTGGGAACCATCCCCTTTTCCTTGTAGCCGCCGTCCTTGCCCTGGAGTCATGGGGGGCCCTGCTCACCCTTCTAGCCAGCACTACCTCGCTCTGTGACTTGGTCTTTGCTCAGACTCCACGAAGGAGTGCTGAGGGCAAAAATCATCTCATTCTCCTCTGCATCCCAGGCTTCTTATTGGAGTCAGACAACAAATGTCTCCACGGCGTGAGATGGAAAACGTCTCCATGGCGTGCAGCTTGGCTTGATATGGAaactatcatttttttcccccttgttcattttctttgttgCCTAAAAAAGATCCAATACATTCCAGTGTTGAACGCACTTCCCAGGAGAAAAATGCAAACGTTTTCCTTTATATCCAGGAAGTATCTGGAAGTTAAGCTAGCCTGGCCTTTGCAGAAAGGATctaacatgaaagaaaaagagcacTTTGAGGGGTGGAAGAATAAAGAGGTGAAGGTAAAAGGGGAGAGGGTGTGCCATGCTCTCAGCTCTTCAGGCTGGGAGCTGGTCCTGCCAGGAGAGTTCCATTTGGGAAGGGTGAGCAGGGATGAGCAGCTGCTTGGGAGTGGACTTGAGAAGAGAGGGCCTTGAGAAGGACCACTGTGGGCAACATGGGGGAGGGCGTCAGCAGCCAGCCATGGAGTGAACCCTTATTGAACAAACCCCTCCCCACAATCCGGCACCTACAGAAGTCTCCCGTGATGTCCAGGGCACCAGCAGCCAGAAGGCAGTGGGGCTCTCAGGGGTGGGCATGTGACGGGAAGCCTCTGAACTGGGTGGTGCTGGGTGATACCCAATAATCACTGAATCGGTGGGGAAAGGGTGAATTCCGTGGcggttcagtggctaggactccatgttTTCAGTGACAggggtctgggttcagtccctgattagggaactaagatcctgaaagttgtgtgtgtgtgtgtgtgtgtgtgtgtgtgtgtacacacaagcgcacgctcagtagtgtccacctctggcgaccccatggactgtagcccaccaggctcctctgtccatgcaattttccatgGAAaggatacgggagtgggttgccatttcctcctccaggggatcttccccccacccagggattgaacccatgtctcctgcattggcaggcgggttctttaccaatcaCGCCACTTGGGAAGATCCTGAAAGTCATGTGGcacagcccaaaaaaaaaaaaaattggggaaagGGTGGTGTAAAGCCATAGACTTGCTAGCCCCTGGAAGTCAGCCGAAGGCTCTGTTTGTTTCAAGGTCAAGGCCATGACACCCTGTCCTCCCCTACCCTTCCCAGCTCCTCTGCCGGCTCCATCTGAGCCTGAGGATCTCCCACATCGGGTGTGGGGTTGAGAGCCCACAGAGAGAGGGGACCACGAGCCCTCACCGTCCTCActgtgcaggggatgtgggctcCCTTCTCGCCGGCTGTCACATCTCCTGGGGACGCTGACACAGAGAGCTATGCAGAAAGAGGTGAATTTCATTTGCTGCTCATGGTTTTGGGCACAAACCTGGCCTGTGAGTCTGGTCTAGCTGCATCTAGGGAAAACTCCTGTGCTCCGTTTGCTGCACGCCAAGtggctttagttgtgtccaactctttgcgaccccgcggactgtagcccactaggctcctctgtccgtggggattctccaggcaagaatactggagtgggatgccatgcccttctccagggagtcttcttcacccagggattgaacgtgtgtctcttacatctcccctattggcaagcaggttctttaccactagtgtctcCTGCGGAAGTGCTACAGAATATTCTGAATTCCACATATATTGGCTTTCCCATCACGTAATCCTGCAACCCCAGCTGAGTGCCGCACAACACCattctgacactgtctacctAGAGGGAATGGGGAAGTCCCACAGGGGAAGGGTTCAGTCCCCTGagaccactccccacccccttcaGAGGCCAGTCACAAGTCCAGACCGTGTCCTGTGCTTCTCACCACCCGGCTATTGATTGGAGGTTCCTATGACCCTCCTCGGGTTTGACAAATTTGCTAGAAGGACTCCCAGAACTCAAGAAGACAGTTTGTGATAGTCAactgtgtgttagtcacccagttgtgtctgactctttgcgaccccatggactgtagcctaccgggctcctctgtccatggaattctccaggcaagaacactgttgccatttcctcctctagggaatctttctgacccagggatcgaacctgggtctcctgcattgcaggcagattctttatcgtctgagccactagggatgtCCAGATTACCAGTTCAGCATCAAAGGgtgtaactcaggaacagccagggTCAGAGATGCTCGGGGTGAGGTTCGTGGGAAGTGGGAAGGAGTCTCCCCACCCGCTCCAGGGGTTCCACCTCCCAGCACCTCCACTAGGAAGCTCTCCAAACCCAGAACTTCGGGGATTCTTATAAAGCTTCATGATTCATTAAATCTTGGCCATTGGTGGTTGAACTCACTCTCCAGCCCCCTTCCATTAGGCCAGGGGGAGGCGGGATGAAAAGTTCCAACCCCCTAACCACTCTGTGGGTTTCCCAGTCAGCTAATCCCTCCCGTGGGGGCTTtccaaagtcacctcattaatATAAAACTCAGCCTTGGTTGAAAGGGCAttgttatgaataacaaaagatacttttatcttttaggaaattccaagggttttaggagctctgtagCAGGAagtgggggcgggagggaggaaGATCAAATACATGCGTGCGCTAAGTTgcttatgtcaaggctgtatattgtcaccctgcttatttaacttatatgcagagtacatcattcaaaatgctggattcgatgaagcacaagatggaatcaagattgctgggagaaataccaataacctcagatatgcacctGACACCAcactaacggcagaaagtgaagaacaaaagatcctcttgatgaaagtgaaagaggagagtgaaaaagttggcttccatcacttcattgcaaatagatggggaaacagtggaaacagtgacagactttatttctgggggctccaaaatcactgcagatggtgactgcagccatgaaataaaaatatgcttactccttggaagaaaagttttgactaacctagacagcatattaaaaagtagagacattacttggccaacaaaggtctgtctagtccaagctttggtttttccagtagtcatgtatggatgtgagagttggactataaagaaagctgagcgccaaagaattgatgtttttgaactgtggtgttggagaagactcttgagagtcccttggactgcaaggagatccaaccagcccatcctcaaggaaatcagtcctgaatattcattggaaggactgatgttgaagctgaaactccaatactttggccacctgatgtgaagacctgactcatttggaaagaccctgatgctgggaaatattgaaggcaggaggagaaggggacagtggaggatgagatggttggatggcatcaccaatgcgatggacatgagtttgagcaagctccgggagttggtgatggaccgggaggcctgatgtgctgcagtccatggggtcacaaagagtcagacacgactgagcaactgagctgaactgaactgaagtcgcttcagtcctgtctctttgtgaccccatgaactgtagcccaccaggcgcctctgtccacgggattctccaggcgagagtactggagtggattgccacaccctcctccagggtatcttcccaacccagggattgaacccatgactcttatgtctcctgcattggcaggcaggttctttaccactaacgccactcACCTGGGCGGAGGGAGATcagatatatatttcttattaaaaatcacaaataCCATTTGTGATTACCAAATACCACAGTCTGGGTGACTTAAACCATAGACAttaatttctcacatttctggggGCTGAGATCACAGCGCTGGGGGATTTGGTTTCAGTGAAGTTCTCCCTAAAGCTTCCAAGGGACCAGAGGACATGCCCTGGTCAGGGGAGCTTCTGTGGAGTGACCTGCACCAGCACGAGATGGGGGGCTTTGCAGGGAGACGGTGGGTTTGCAGACTCATGTCCTTCCTCGCTTTCTCTGGGCTGTGCCTAGTGCCAGGGGAACCACAGCTGTCTTCTTGCTGCTCCTTGGGGAGGCATGGTCATCTCACTTCTCGTGTCTCCTCACCCTTCCAGCCCTGGGCTTTCACTTCCCAAATAAAGAGGGAGCCCTTGACTCTTTGCTCCGGTTTCAAGAGCCTGTGGTTAGGGCACGTACTGCCCCTGTGCCTGTGTCCAGCGGCGGGAGAGCATCAGGAGGTAGTGATGATAGTGAGAGCCATGCTTGTGAGACACCCGCAGTGCCCGGGAGACTTTCCCGGTAGAAGGACAGACGTGAGGGGTCACTACAGCTCCCACCCTGGACAGCAACCTCTAAAGCGGTTTTCTTGACAGAACAACCTCTTGTGagtttgtgaccctgtggtcaGTCTCTGAAGCCATCGGCTTGGGCTGCTTTCACAGTATACGGTGGCATGGGTGGCTTAGACCATAGACATTGGTTTCTCACACTTCTGaaagctgggaagtccaagatcatgaTGTCAGCAGATTTGGCTCTTGACGAGAGCCCTCTCTGTGGCTTGCAGATGGACACCTTCCCACTGTGTCCTCACAGTGAGGAGTGTCCtcacagagggaggagggagggaagaagggagggatggagaggggaaggggagagagaa
Protein-coding sequences here:
- the LOC122442075 gene encoding 40S ribosomal protein S24-like — its product is MNDTVTIRTRKFMTNRLLQRKQMVIDVLHPGKAAVPKAEIWEKLAKMYKTTPDVIFVFGFRTHFSGGKTTGFGMIYDSLDYAKKNEPKHRLARHGLYEKKKTSRTQRKERKNRMKKVRGTAKANVGAGKK